In Streptomyces sp. NBC_00448, the following are encoded in one genomic region:
- a CDS encoding damage-control phosphatase ARMT1 family protein: MPTAPTILSNTPGSFAWGVFHERHPKLVRQVLDALPYGPVERAAVEELLVESTDGVLEPLGTSAHDQRQWREWGEGLFGRPWDEAPFLWAESYFYRRLLEATGYFRPGTWQGIDPFAPFKNAELAGPAVTDELAALDDLPSLPAEKRAEVLLSSALWGNRADLGFQITGSAGDARPAALVADDSPLLWSTLAASSSPRVCVLADNAGRELLPDLVLIDHLLTSGLAAEVVLYAKPAPYYVSDATTADVLATLDRLRNRAGQEAERIGGRLWRAMNSGTLAIRTHPFLCAPLPFHDMPADLAAGFSGATMTIVKGDLNYRRLVGDRLWAATSSFAERVGHFPSPVAALRTLKSDVVVGLDGPVVAQLDATGEQWRTSGTYGLIQVHATRPIRKTPL; this comes from the coding sequence ATGCCCACCGCACCCACGATCTTGAGCAATACCCCCGGTTCCTTCGCCTGGGGTGTCTTCCACGAGCGGCACCCGAAGCTCGTCCGGCAGGTGCTCGACGCTCTGCCGTACGGGCCGGTCGAGCGGGCGGCGGTCGAGGAACTCCTCGTCGAGAGCACCGACGGCGTGCTGGAGCCACTCGGCACGAGCGCCCACGATCAGCGGCAGTGGCGGGAGTGGGGCGAGGGCCTGTTCGGGCGGCCGTGGGACGAGGCGCCGTTCCTGTGGGCCGAGAGCTACTTCTACCGCAGGCTGCTCGAGGCCACCGGCTACTTCCGGCCCGGGACCTGGCAGGGCATCGACCCGTTCGCGCCGTTCAAGAACGCCGAACTGGCCGGCCCGGCAGTCACCGACGAGCTGGCGGCTCTCGACGATCTGCCGTCCCTGCCCGCCGAGAAGCGGGCCGAGGTACTGCTCTCGTCAGCGCTCTGGGGCAACCGGGCGGACCTCGGCTTCCAGATCACCGGCTCGGCCGGGGACGCCCGACCCGCCGCCCTGGTCGCGGACGACAGCCCGCTCCTGTGGTCGACGCTCGCCGCTTCGAGCAGCCCGAGGGTCTGCGTCCTCGCGGACAACGCCGGACGGGAACTGCTGCCCGACCTCGTCCTGATCGACCACCTGCTGACCAGCGGGTTGGCCGCCGAAGTGGTCCTGTACGCCAAGCCCGCCCCGTACTACGTCTCGGACGCGACCACCGCCGACGTCCTCGCGACGCTCGACCGCCTCCGTAACCGGGCGGGCCAGGAGGCGGAACGGATCGGCGGCCGGCTCTGGCGGGCGATGAACAGCGGCACCCTCGCGATCCGCACGCACCCGTTCCTCTGCGCGCCGCTGCCCTTCCACGACATGCCGGCCGACCTCGCGGCCGGGTTCTCCGGCGCCACGATGACGATCGTCAAGGGCGACCTCAACTACCGCCGCCTCGTGGGCGACCGGCTCTGGGCCGCCACGTCATCGTTCGCCGAGAGGGTCGGCCACTTTCCGTCCCCCGTGGCGGCCCTGCGTACGTTGAAGTCGGACGTCGTCGTCGGCCTCGACGGACCGGTGGTCGCCCAGTTGGACGCCACGGGAGAGCAATGGCGCACCAGCGGCACGTACGGCCTCATCCAGGTCCACGCCACGCGGCCGATCCGAAAGACGCCGCTCTGA
- a CDS encoding MFS transporter: MTTETAPESTTGTTGTTGNAPGPAPSPDTYPEADPAGRGSRRHSVGFWLIAAVFLTSMAFSTVPTPLYPLYQRRDGFSTFTITVVFAVYAVGVVASLMLAGHISDWVGRKRVLIPALALEAVAAVLFLSWPALPGLVVARFVTGLGVGMITATATAHLHELHTAGRPGAGRGRFEVISTAANIGGLGVGPLVAGFLAQFVTEPLRTPYLVFAILLLLGIAAVAAAPETVEELPRRPAWRPQTVSVPSGGRTGYLASVVSAFSAFAAFGMLSSLAPAFVAGPLHHPSRLLAGVVVFMVFGTAALAQSATTRMTAGTRLAVGLLGEAAGLVVLAAGMERADLAAFLVGGALAGAGAGVLFKSAIGTVIAEAAPAQRGSALAGLFLIAYLGLIVPVVGLGVATRSLPVTTAMLWFTGALLAVMTGAAALAGTARRSAAGARLAA, from the coding sequence ATGACGACCGAGACGGCACCCGAGTCGACGACCGGCACGACCGGCACGACCGGCAACGCGCCCGGGCCCGCACCCTCACCGGACACGTACCCCGAAGCCGATCCGGCCGGCCGCGGCTCCCGCCGGCACTCCGTCGGCTTCTGGCTCATCGCCGCCGTGTTCCTGACCTCGATGGCCTTCTCGACGGTGCCGACCCCGCTCTACCCGCTCTACCAGCGGCGCGACGGCTTCTCGACCTTCACGATCACCGTCGTGTTCGCGGTCTACGCGGTCGGCGTGGTCGCGAGCCTGATGCTGGCCGGGCACATCTCGGACTGGGTGGGCCGCAAGAGGGTGCTGATCCCGGCGCTGGCCCTCGAAGCCGTCGCCGCCGTGCTGTTCCTGTCCTGGCCGGCGCTGCCCGGCCTGGTCGTGGCGCGGTTCGTCACCGGACTGGGCGTCGGCATGATCACCGCCACGGCCACCGCCCACCTGCACGAACTGCACACGGCCGGCCGTCCCGGCGCCGGCCGCGGGCGCTTCGAGGTGATCTCGACGGCCGCGAACATCGGCGGTCTCGGGGTCGGCCCGCTGGTGGCCGGCTTCCTCGCCCAGTTCGTCACCGAGCCGCTCCGCACCCCGTACCTGGTCTTCGCGATCCTGCTGCTCCTGGGCATCGCCGCCGTGGCCGCCGCCCCCGAGACCGTCGAGGAGTTGCCGCGGCGGCCGGCCTGGCGGCCGCAGACCGTCTCGGTCCCGTCCGGCGGCCGGACCGGCTATCTCGCCTCCGTCGTCTCCGCGTTCAGCGCCTTCGCGGCGTTCGGCATGCTCTCCTCGCTCGCCCCGGCCTTCGTCGCCGGCCCGCTGCATCACCCGAGCCGCCTGCTCGCCGGGGTCGTCGTCTTCATGGTCTTCGGCACCGCGGCGCTCGCCCAGTCCGCCACCACCCGTATGACAGCGGGCACACGGCTGGCCGTAGGCCTCCTCGGCGAGGCCGCCGGGCTGGTCGTCCTGGCCGCCGGCATGGAGCGGGCCGACCTCGCCGCGTTCCTGGTCGGCGGCGCGCTGGCCGGCGCGGGCGCGGGCGTGCTGTTCAAGTCCGCGATCGGGACCGTGATCGCCGAGGCCGCTCCCGCGCAGCGCGGTTCCGCCCTGGCCGGGCTCTTCCTGATCGCCTACCTCGGGCTGATCGTCCCCGTCGTCGGCCTCGGCGTCGCGACCCGCTCCCTGCCGGTCACCACGGCGATGCTCTGGTTCACCGGTGCGCTCCTGGCCGTCATGACCGGGGCCGCCGCCCTGGCCGGTACGGCCCGCCGTTCCGCCGCGGGCGCCCGACTCGCCGCCTGA
- a CDS encoding glycosyl hydrolase family 95 catalytic domain-containing protein codes for MSSRPIILRWTPLVAVLSLISLFLSVLVDPPSASAATTTTAWQNGNFNLDPGGVVSRSDIVLGTPNTQAAQSLGLGNGSLGVAAWAAGGFTAQLNRTDTMPDRKSPGQVQIPGLSTMTSASDFTGRLDLYNGVLTESGGGQTLKAWVPSGKDELIVDVTGANPNTTQTANVRLWSGRNPTAATSGTIGTLAETWVDNAEQEPSGRTFGSLAAITAGGQGVSTSVVNSTTVQVSFKPNADGSYRIVVGAPSWTGGNAATTAADLLGGDATVAESTLLSSQSTWWNGFWARSGLIELNSSDGSAQYMEALRTIYLYTEAASMRGTYPGSQAGVTDMFNFGQDQQNWTPSSTWLWNLRTQISANMTSGNYALNTPIFDLYLNNLAAIESWTKAQMSGHAGACVPEVMRFNGNGGDPSAGANAACSEPGSPNWNALDITSGAEISLYVWQQYQATGDTAFLTKYYPLMQQSAIFLLGYQTKGSDGLLHATANAHETQWAVTDPTTDIVADQALFPAVISAAQKLGTDTSLVSQLQTALGELPPYARTDEATRTQLLTPADDAAGADVIADSYQPAATIRNSENIGLEPVWPWNVISDTSSMLALAKRTYTYRPVTGGNDWSLDAIQAARLGMAGEVQNRLVGITESHQVYISGMADLGSTVGTESYIEQAAGVAAGVDEALVQDYDGLLRFAPAWPSGWDAAGTVFIQDGGKVDVQMEGGTLATAAIHAGTTETMKVRNPWSGKSAEVVNGSTGAVVVAATTAGTLSVPVTAGQSYLVEQPSALTTSLPYAQVTGTAATTAKHLGGVKIGLDGAGGVAGPTFYPDSNYGGAGVKLGDGSYTISQMEAAGITNDAISSIRVPAGFTVVAYADGDFTGASWTFTADNADLTGLGANDTISSFKITGSAAG; via the coding sequence GTGTCGTCACGTCCGATCATCCTGAGGTGGACGCCGCTCGTCGCGGTGCTCTCCCTGATCTCGCTGTTCCTGTCCGTGCTCGTCGATCCGCCGAGCGCCTCGGCGGCCACCACCACGACGGCATGGCAGAACGGCAACTTCAACCTGGACCCCGGCGGGGTCGTCAGCCGCTCCGACATCGTGCTCGGCACGCCGAACACGCAGGCCGCGCAGTCGCTCGGCCTGGGCAACGGTTCGCTGGGGGTGGCCGCTTGGGCGGCGGGCGGGTTCACCGCCCAGCTGAACCGCACCGACACCATGCCGGACCGCAAGTCGCCCGGGCAGGTGCAGATCCCGGGGTTGAGCACGATGACCTCGGCGTCCGACTTCACCGGCCGGCTGGACCTCTACAACGGGGTGCTCACGGAGTCCGGCGGCGGCCAGACCCTGAAGGCGTGGGTGCCTTCGGGCAAGGACGAGCTGATCGTGGACGTGACGGGCGCGAACCCGAACACCACGCAGACCGCCAATGTGCGCCTGTGGTCGGGCCGCAACCCGACCGCCGCCACGTCCGGCACGATCGGCACCCTGGCGGAGACCTGGGTGGACAACGCCGAGCAGGAGCCGTCGGGTCGGACCTTCGGCTCGCTGGCCGCGATCACCGCCGGCGGGCAGGGAGTCAGCACCTCGGTGGTGAACTCCACGACGGTGCAGGTCAGTTTCAAGCCCAACGCGGACGGGTCGTACCGGATCGTGGTCGGCGCGCCCAGCTGGACCGGGGGCAACGCCGCCACGACGGCGGCCGATCTGCTGGGCGGCGACGCGACCGTGGCCGAGTCGACCCTGCTGAGCAGCCAGTCCACTTGGTGGAACGGCTTCTGGGCCAGGAGCGGCCTGATCGAGCTGAACTCCTCTGACGGCTCAGCCCAGTACATGGAGGCGCTGCGGACGATCTACCTCTACACCGAGGCGGCCTCGATGCGGGGCACCTACCCGGGCAGCCAGGCCGGCGTCACGGACATGTTCAACTTCGGCCAGGACCAGCAGAACTGGACACCGTCGTCGACCTGGTTGTGGAACCTGCGCACCCAGATATCGGCCAACATGACGTCGGGCAACTACGCCCTCAACACCCCGATCTTCGACCTCTACCTGAACAACCTCGCGGCGATCGAGAGCTGGACGAAGGCGCAGATGAGCGGGCACGCCGGTGCCTGCGTGCCGGAGGTCATGCGCTTCAACGGCAACGGCGGGGACCCGTCCGCGGGAGCCAACGCCGCCTGCAGCGAGCCGGGCAGCCCGAACTGGAACGCCCTGGACATCACCAGCGGGGCGGAGATCTCGCTGTACGTGTGGCAGCAGTACCAGGCGACCGGTGACACCGCGTTCCTCACCAAGTACTACCCGCTGATGCAGCAGTCGGCGATCTTCCTGCTCGGCTACCAGACCAAGGGCTCCGACGGTCTGCTGCACGCCACCGCGAACGCGCACGAGACGCAGTGGGCGGTCACCGACCCGACCACCGACATCGTCGCGGACCAGGCGCTCTTCCCGGCGGTGATCAGCGCGGCGCAGAAGCTGGGCACCGACACCTCGCTGGTGTCCCAACTGCAGACCGCCCTCGGCGAACTGCCGCCCTACGCCCGCACCGACGAGGCGACCAGGACCCAACTGCTCACCCCCGCGGACGACGCGGCCGGCGCGGACGTGATCGCCGACTCGTACCAGCCGGCGGCGACGATCAGGAACTCGGAGAACATCGGGCTGGAGCCGGTCTGGCCCTGGAACGTGATCAGCGACACCTCCAGCATGCTGGCGCTGGCCAAGCGGACGTACACGTACCGGCCGGTCACCGGCGGGAACGACTGGAGCCTGGACGCCATCCAGGCGGCCCGACTCGGCATGGCCGGCGAGGTGCAGAACCGGCTAGTCGGGATCACCGAGTCGCACCAGGTGTACATCTCCGGAATGGCCGACCTCGGCAGCACCGTCGGCACCGAGTCGTACATCGAGCAGGCGGCCGGGGTGGCGGCCGGGGTCGACGAGGCCCTGGTGCAGGACTACGACGGCCTGCTCCGGTTCGCTCCCGCCTGGCCGAGCGGCTGGGACGCCGCCGGCACCGTGTTCATCCAGGACGGCGGCAAGGTCGACGTCCAGATGGAGGGCGGCACGCTCGCCACGGCCGCGATCCACGCCGGCACCACCGAGACCATGAAGGTGCGCAATCCGTGGTCCGGGAAGTCGGCCGAGGTCGTCAACGGGTCGACCGGCGCCGTGGTGGTGGCCGCCACGACGGCCGGCACCCTCAGCGTCCCGGTCACCGCCGGCCAGAGCTACCTGGTCGAGCAGCCTTCGGCACTCACCACGTCGTTGCCCTACGCCCAGGTGACCGGAACCGCCGCGACCACCGCCAAGCACCTGGGCGGGGTGAAGATCGGACTGGACGGCGCCGGCGGCGTGGCCGGGCCGACGTTCTACCCCGACAGCAACTACGGCGGAGCCGGCGTGAAGTTGGGCGACGGCAGCTACACGATCTCCCAGATGGAGGCCGCGGGCATCACCAACGACGCGATCTCCTCGATCCGGGTGCCGGCCGGATTCACGGTGGTGGCCTACGCCGACGGCGACTTCACGGGCGCGTCGTGGACGTTCACGGCGGACAACGCGGACCTGACGGGCCTCGGTGCCAACGACACGATCTCCTCGTTCAAGATCACCGGAAGCGCGGCGGGGTGA
- a CDS encoding protein kinase domain-containing protein produces the protein MGAEPLTENDPSRIGPFTLLGRLGSGGMGRVYLGLAGGRFAAVKQVHPHLTDDEGFRRRFGHELDNLARLPAGVSAELLDSDRESRPPWLATAHIPGITLDAALRVNGGPMPVADVWLLLREAAAGLAVVNEVGIVHRDLKPSNVMLRADGLTLIDFGVAMALEQSRLTQSGMVIGTPAYMSPEQASSQRDLTGATDVFALGCLLGYAATGQPPYGDGGGVQMLYRIIHQEPDLAPLRAVDGELASVVADCLARDPQDRPTAAELAARAASHVAAGVPPWPPRVRELLATRSESAKRVPEPEARERATEAGAELPPGSEPGAGPSGPKPGARPEPEPAPEIAPVPAPQPERRRLRLPRVLVIPLVVVATGGAVALTPYLLTPKDHDGHASSGGGGTAAATSSAGTSAGSATPSASNSATKKGTSPSKGATAGSGGKHPGTRAPGTRATSGSTGRTGGSSSSSGGSGGSKASGSSGSSGGSAGGSSGSTGSSGSGSTITASGTHRLVSALDGHCLAYDVNHSTSAYLASCGSSGPFKWTYAAVSGGTFELRNAGSGNCLAGSGDNFTYVVSCGSSDADRWKLGRSTSSGTTLQNVSAGQCLQNDTTVGAYATTTACGSSADLLWSND, from the coding sequence ATGGGAGCCGAGCCACTCACGGAGAACGACCCGAGCCGGATCGGCCCCTTCACGCTGCTGGGCCGGCTCGGGTCGGGCGGGATGGGGCGGGTCTACCTGGGCCTGGCCGGCGGGCGGTTCGCCGCGGTCAAGCAGGTGCACCCGCATCTGACCGACGACGAGGGGTTCCGGCGGCGCTTCGGCCACGAACTCGACAACCTGGCCCGCCTGCCCGCAGGGGTCAGCGCCGAACTCCTGGACAGCGACCGGGAGTCGCGGCCACCATGGCTCGCCACCGCGCACATTCCCGGTATCACCCTGGACGCGGCGCTGCGGGTGAACGGCGGGCCGATGCCCGTCGCGGACGTCTGGCTGCTGCTGCGGGAGGCCGCGGCGGGCCTCGCCGTGGTGAACGAGGTCGGCATCGTGCACCGGGATCTCAAGCCGTCGAACGTGATGCTGCGCGCGGACGGGCTCACCCTGATCGACTTCGGGGTGGCGATGGCGCTGGAACAGAGCCGGTTGACCCAGTCCGGGATGGTGATCGGCACCCCCGCGTACATGTCGCCGGAACAGGCTTCCAGCCAAAGGGACTTGACGGGTGCCACGGACGTGTTCGCCCTGGGCTGCCTGCTGGGGTACGCGGCGACCGGGCAGCCGCCGTACGGGGACGGCGGCGGCGTGCAGATGCTCTACCGCATCATCCACCAGGAGCCGGACCTCGCGCCGCTTCGTGCGGTCGACGGGGAACTGGCGTCGGTGGTCGCCGACTGCCTCGCGCGCGATCCTCAAGACCGTCCCACCGCAGCCGAGTTGGCGGCGCGGGCCGCGTCGCACGTCGCCGCGGGGGTGCCGCCCTGGCCGCCGCGCGTACGTGAACTCCTCGCCACGCGAAGCGAGTCGGCGAAGCGGGTACCCGAACCGGAGGCGCGGGAGCGAGCGACGGAGGCCGGCGCCGAGCTGCCCCCGGGTTCCGAGCCCGGAGCCGGCCCCTCGGGCCCGAAGCCCGGAGCCCGGCCTGAACCGGAGCCCGCGCCGGAAATCGCGCCCGTGCCCGCGCCCCAGCCCGAGCGGCGCAGGCTGCGGCTGCCGCGCGTCCTGGTGATACCCCTGGTGGTCGTCGCGACCGGCGGAGCGGTGGCGCTCACCCCGTACCTGCTCACGCCGAAGGACCACGACGGGCACGCGTCGTCCGGTGGCGGAGGCACGGCGGCCGCCACGTCCAGCGCCGGGACGTCGGCCGGCTCCGCGACGCCCTCCGCGTCCAACTCCGCCACCAAGAAGGGCACGTCACCCTCCAAGGGCGCGACTGCCGGCTCGGGCGGCAAGCACCCCGGCACCAGGGCCCCGGGCACGCGGGCCACCTCGGGATCGACCGGCCGTACCGGCGGGTCCTCGTCGAGTTCGGGCGGGTCCGGCGGATCGAAGGCCTCGGGCAGCTCCGGCAGTTCCGGCGGCTCGGCCGGCGGTTCCTCGGGTTCCACCGGCTCGTCCGGCTCGGGCTCGACCATCACCGCGAGCGGCACCCACCGGCTGGTGTCCGCCCTGGACGGGCACTGCCTCGCCTACGACGTCAACCACAGCACCTCCGCCTACCTGGCGAGCTGCGGCTCCAGCGGCCCCTTCAAGTGGACCTACGCCGCGGTGTCCGGCGGCACCTTCGAACTGCGGAACGCCGGCAGCGGCAACTGCCTGGCCGGCAGCGGGGACAACTTCACCTACGTGGTCTCCTGCGGCAGTTCCGACGCCGACCGGTGGAAGCTCGGCCGCTCGACCTCCTCCGGCACCACCCTCCAGAACGTCTCGGCCGGCCAGTGCCTGCAGAACGACACCACCGTCGGCGCCTACGCGACCACCACCGCCTGCGGCAGCTCCGCCGACCTCCTCTGGTCCAACGACTGA
- a CDS encoding LysR family transcriptional regulator gives MELRHLEYFVAVAEELNFTRAAERLHVVQSGVSATVKALERELGVPLLDRTSRRVELTDAGTALLPKARAALDAVEDARDTVGEVTGGLRGTVRIGTLTSVALIDLPGLLGRFHRRHPDVALRLTAAPTGSGGLVTSLAEGALDLAFVSLPGPPPAGVRLHELTFAPLDLVVPAGHRLAERASVAMAELADERFVDFPLGYGNRSVTDRAFATAGLNRQVAIEITDISTGAAFVRQGLGIALLPRFVIPARDDIRQLAVTDADLRWPVSLAVSDTRRLGSAARALAAMATVAAAVDPPPQRPSTG, from the coding sequence ATGGAGCTCAGGCATCTGGAGTACTTCGTGGCCGTCGCGGAGGAGCTCAACTTCACCCGGGCCGCCGAGCGCCTGCACGTGGTGCAGTCCGGGGTGTCCGCGACCGTGAAGGCGCTGGAGAGGGAGCTCGGCGTCCCGCTGCTCGACCGCACCTCGCGCCGGGTGGAGCTGACCGACGCCGGGACCGCGCTCCTGCCCAAGGCCCGGGCCGCGCTCGACGCCGTCGAGGACGCCCGCGACACCGTGGGCGAGGTGACCGGGGGCCTGCGCGGCACTGTGCGGATCGGCACGCTGACATCCGTCGCGCTGATCGACCTGCCCGGCCTGCTCGGGCGGTTCCACCGCCGCCACCCGGACGTGGCACTGCGGCTGACGGCGGCCCCGACCGGCTCGGGCGGCCTGGTCACCTCGCTCGCCGAAGGAGCCCTCGACCTCGCCTTCGTCTCCCTGCCCGGGCCGCCCCCGGCGGGCGTGCGCCTGCACGAACTGACCTTCGCCCCGCTGGACCTGGTCGTGCCGGCCGGGCACCGGCTCGCCGAGCGGGCGTCGGTGGCCATGGCCGAACTGGCCGACGAGCGGTTCGTGGACTTCCCCCTCGGCTACGGCAACCGCAGTGTCACCGACCGGGCGTTCGCCACCGCCGGGCTGAACCGGCAGGTGGCCATCGAGATCACCGACATCTCCACCGGCGCGGCCTTCGTCCGGCAGGGCCTGGGCATCGCCCTGCTGCCGCGGTTCGTCATCCCCGCACGCGACGACATACGGCAGTTGGCGGTCACGGACGCCGACCTGCGCTGGCCGGTGTCGCTGGCCGTCTCCGACACCCGCCGGCTCGGGTCCGCCGCTCGGGCCCTGGCCGCGATGGCGACCGTGGCCGCCGCGGTGGACCCGCCGCCGCAGCGCCCGTCAACCGGCTGA
- a CDS encoding type II toxin-antitoxin system VapB family antitoxin, which yields MARTVIDLDEDMVTEAMRIFGTKTKAKAVRLAMEDAVKRHLRQEFFDAMDAGELDFSEIVETTGPRNADGSLKRDNGHDGGRAA from the coding sequence ATGGCCAGGACAGTCATCGACCTCGACGAGGACATGGTCACCGAAGCCATGCGCATCTTCGGCACCAAGACGAAGGCGAAGGCCGTTCGCCTCGCCATGGAGGATGCCGTGAAGCGGCACCTGCGCCAGGAGTTCTTCGACGCCATGGACGCCGGCGAGCTGGACTTCAGCGAGATCGTCGAGACCACCGGCCCGCGCAACGCCGACGGCTCCCTCAAGCGCGACAACGGTCACGACGGAGGCCGCGCCGCCTGA
- a CDS encoding serine/threonine-protein kinase has product MVGERYRLVERLGFGGMGTVWRAHDEVVDRDVAVKEPRVPEHMTDAQRQTAYLRMQREARAAARIDHPSVVTVHDVVVEDDRPWIVMELVRGRSLAEVLAEGTVPAREAARIGLAVLGALVAAHEAGVLHRDVKPANILLGRHGRVVLTDFGIAHVEGEEPLTETGAFIGSPEYIAPERVLGQRPGPESDLWSLGVVLYQAVEGVSPFRRQATPSTFQAVLLAELPPPREAGPLAGPILGVLRKESSARTTAARFGDELRSVLDPPRVPSQAGGTAVATAVGGIGAAGAVVGAGSVGGGGAVGPSAAGRAIRALRRSRRAQTVTAVVVAAAVAGAVIAIVYPFGGGLPKGWKSYQERGVDATVAVPGDYVRSIADKKVTYTDPHGVFTVTLYKKQGEKDSAAGVANANLQWYKGGGQIKYSDTVQDADGRVVEATQQGQTAARLEVHYTDLTVDAHTAARELELDVVSGDGDLYTLDVVMPAAATQSAQGQRIFDQVKKHLTIHTL; this is encoded by the coding sequence TTGGTCGGTGAGCGCTACCGCCTCGTCGAGCGGCTCGGCTTCGGCGGCATGGGCACCGTGTGGCGGGCGCACGACGAGGTCGTGGACCGCGACGTGGCCGTGAAGGAGCCGCGGGTCCCCGAGCACATGACCGACGCCCAGCGGCAGACCGCGTATCTGCGGATGCAGCGCGAGGCGCGTGCCGCCGCCCGGATCGACCATCCCTCCGTGGTCACCGTGCACGACGTGGTCGTCGAGGACGACCGGCCCTGGATCGTCATGGAGTTGGTGCGCGGCCGGTCGCTGGCGGAGGTGCTCGCCGAGGGGACGGTCCCGGCGCGGGAGGCGGCCAGGATCGGGCTCGCGGTCCTCGGCGCTCTCGTCGCCGCGCACGAGGCCGGAGTGCTGCACCGCGACGTGAAGCCCGCGAACATCCTGCTCGGCCGGCACGGCCGGGTGGTGCTCACCGATTTCGGCATCGCCCATGTCGAGGGCGAGGAGCCGCTGACGGAGACCGGGGCCTTCATCGGGTCGCCGGAGTACATCGCCCCCGAGCGGGTGCTGGGGCAGCGGCCGGGGCCCGAGTCCGACCTGTGGTCGCTCGGGGTCGTGCTCTACCAGGCGGTGGAGGGCGTGTCGCCGTTCCGCCGGCAGGCCACACCGTCGACCTTCCAGGCCGTCCTGCTCGCGGAGTTGCCGCCGCCGCGCGAGGCGGGGCCGCTCGCCGGGCCGATCCTGGGGGTGCTGCGCAAGGAGTCGTCGGCGCGCACGACCGCGGCGCGGTTCGGCGACGAGTTGAGGTCCGTCCTCGACCCGCCGCGCGTTCCGTCCCAGGCCGGGGGTACGGCCGTGGCCACCGCGGTCGGCGGGATCGGCGCAGCCGGCGCGGTGGTCGGGGCCGGTTCGGTCGGCGGGGGCGGCGCCGTCGGGCCCTCCGCCGCCGGCCGGGCGATACGGGCGCTGCGCCGCAGCCGCCGCGCGCAGACGGTCACCGCGGTGGTGGTCGCGGCCGCGGTGGCGGGGGCGGTGATCGCGATCGTCTACCCGTTCGGCGGTGGCCTGCCCAAGGGCTGGAAGTCGTACCAGGAGCGGGGCGTCGACGCCACGGTCGCGGTGCCCGGCGACTACGTGCGCAGCATCGCCGACAAGAAGGTGACGTACACCGACCCGCACGGGGTCTTCACGGTGACGCTGTACAAGAAGCAGGGCGAGAAGGACAGCGCGGCGGGCGTCGCCAACGCCAACCTGCAGTGGTACAAGGGCGGTGGCCAGATCAAGTACTCCGACACGGTGCAGGACGCCGACGGCCGGGTCGTCGAGGCGACGCAGCAGGGCCAGACCGCGGCCCGGCTCGAGGTCCACTACACCGACCTCACGGTCGACGCGCACACGGCCGCGCGCGAACTCGAACTGGACGTGGTCAGCGGGGACGGCGACCTGTACACGCTGGATGTGGTGATGCCGGCGGCCGCCACCCAGTCCGCGCAGGGCCAGCGCATCTTCGACCAGGTCAAGAAGCATCTGACGATCCACACCTTGTGA
- a CDS encoding adenylate kinase, with translation MRRILVVGVTGAGKTTLARALGGRLGVPCHEMDALYFNGPGWAVNGRLAEDVSSLVAEPGWVFDSLGCPEVRDLLWDRAGTVVWLDYPRRVVMPRVLWRSLRRTVTREVLFGGNRETWAGWLSREHPAWWAWSQHAPRRREIGRRASDPRFAPLDVIRLGHPKDTAAWLASL, from the coding sequence GTGCGGCGGATCTTGGTGGTGGGGGTCACCGGTGCCGGGAAGACGACGCTCGCGCGGGCTCTGGGCGGCCGACTCGGAGTGCCCTGCCACGAGATGGACGCCCTGTACTTCAACGGACCCGGCTGGGCGGTCAACGGCAGGTTGGCCGAGGACGTGTCGAGCCTTGTCGCCGAGCCGGGCTGGGTCTTCGACTCGCTCGGCTGTCCGGAGGTCCGCGATCTGCTGTGGGACCGGGCCGGCACCGTGGTGTGGCTGGACTATCCCCGGCGGGTCGTCATGCCCCGCGTCCTGTGGCGTTCGTTGCGGCGTACGGTCACGCGCGAGGTGCTCTTCGGCGGCAACAGGGAGACGTGGGCGGGCTGGTTGAGCCGGGAGCACCCGGCGTGGTGGGCGTGGTCCCAACACGCGCCCCGGCGGCGCGAGATCGGGCGCCGTGCCAGCGATCCCCGCTTCGCGCCTCTCGACGTCATTCGCCTCGGCCACCCCAAGGACACCGCGGCCTGGCTGGCGTCGCTCTGA
- a CDS encoding PIN domain nuclease — protein MQDRYLIDKSALARWTKPGVKEVLRPLHERYLLAVCRPTEYEMIHSARDNAEALRISTWLHAFDYLPTDDDAFSLALEIQRHALNAGFHRALSLPDLLIAATAEVNRRTVLHYDGDFDMIASLTGQPTEWVVPPGNADR, from the coding sequence ATGCAGGACCGCTACCTGATCGACAAGTCCGCCCTGGCCCGCTGGACGAAACCGGGCGTGAAGGAAGTCCTCAGGCCGCTGCACGAGCGGTACCTGCTCGCGGTGTGCCGACCCACCGAGTACGAGATGATCCACTCGGCACGCGACAACGCCGAGGCTCTCCGCATCAGCACGTGGCTCCATGCCTTCGACTACCTGCCCACCGACGACGACGCCTTCAGCCTCGCTCTGGAGATCCAGCGCCACGCGCTCAACGCCGGCTTCCATCGGGCCCTGTCCCTCCCGGACCTGCTGATCGCCGCCACCGCCGAAGTCAACCGGCGAACCGTCCTCCATTACGACGGCGACTTCGACATGATCGCCTCGCTCACCGGCCAGCCCACCGAATGGGTCGTCCCGCCCGGCAACGCCGATCGGTGA